Proteins encoded by one window of Deinococcus radiodurans R1 = ATCC 13939 = DSM 20539:
- a CDS encoding DMT family transporter has product MNAWTALVLAGLFEVGFTTALKLEQQNKNWGWAFIVCAWISFGFLAQAIETIPLGTAYAVWTGIGAVGTVLVGRVFFGEQLGGRKLALLAVMVAAILGLKVTA; this is encoded by the coding sequence ATGAACGCATGGACAGCCCTGGTGCTGGCGGGCCTTTTTGAAGTCGGCTTCACGACGGCCCTCAAACTGGAGCAGCAGAACAAGAACTGGGGCTGGGCCTTCATCGTCTGCGCCTGGATCAGTTTCGGTTTTCTGGCACAGGCGATAGAAACCATTCCCCTCGGCACGGCCTACGCCGTCTGGACTGGCATCGGCGCCGTGGGAACGGTATTGGTCGGGCGGGTTTTTTTCGGTGAGCAGCTCGGGGGGCGCAAGCTCGCGCTGCTGGCGGTTATGGTCGCGGCGATCCTCGGCCTGAAGGTGACGGCATGA
- a CDS encoding DMT family transporter, with protein MTAPAPQTKNAAWGWVLLAGLFEVGFTYALKMSQHDGKYLGLFLLCAIVSFECLAQALKTLPVGLAYAVWTGIGSVGTILVGLVLFGDSLSALRLGLLTVLIGSIAGLKIVDR; from the coding sequence ATGACGGCCCCGGCCCCGCAGACGAAAAACGCCGCCTGGGGCTGGGTCCTGCTGGCGGGGCTGTTCGAGGTCGGCTTTACCTATGCCCTGAAAATGTCGCAGCACGACGGCAAATACCTGGGACTGTTCCTGCTGTGCGCCATCGTCAGTTTCGAGTGTCTGGCCCAGGCGCTGAAGACGCTTCCCGTCGGCCTCGCCTACGCCGTCTGGACCGGTATCGGCAGCGTGGGGACCATCCTGGTCGGGTTGGTGCTTTTTGGCGACAGTCTCTCGGCGCTGCGTCTGGGCCTGCTGACGGTCCTGATCGGCTCCATCGCCGGCTTGAAGATTGTGGATCGGTGA
- the dgt gene encoding dGTP triphosphohydrolase, producing the protein MFTRADLEAREAALLPPFARRSSEARRAVPEAPSETRTAYQKDRDRVLHTKAFRRLEAKTQVFLNAPALGDHYRTRLTHTLEVQQVARTAALSLGLNETLAETVALAHDLGHPPFGHAGERLLDSLMRGHGETFDHNSQARRIVTLLEERSGEQPGLNLTLDTLDGLNKHGRAALPPTQRQPSLEAQVVDAADALAYTAHDLDDGLRSGLLHPEDLLELPLWRELQERSGVTSQRPSSADLRTLQRELLGWLIGDLTRSSDAAIAASGVASPDAVQAHAHRLVTYSPALRGHLRGAGDFLRERLYRHWQVEREVYQAEQVLTELFGAFLTRPALLPPRPRSRVGRDGLPRAICDHLAGMTDRYALETHAALRG; encoded by the coding sequence ATGTTCACCCGCGCCGACCTCGAAGCCCGTGAGGCCGCCCTGCTCCCGCCCTTCGCCCGGCGCAGCAGCGAGGCCCGGCGCGCGGTGCCCGAAGCGCCCAGCGAAACGCGCACCGCCTACCAGAAAGACCGTGACCGGGTGCTGCACACCAAAGCGTTCCGGCGGCTGGAAGCCAAAACGCAGGTGTTTCTCAATGCCCCCGCGCTCGGCGACCACTACCGTACCCGGCTCACGCACACGCTGGAAGTGCAGCAGGTGGCGCGCACGGCGGCGCTGTCGCTGGGGCTCAACGAAACACTGGCCGAAACGGTGGCGCTCGCCCACGATCTCGGGCACCCGCCGTTCGGGCACGCGGGCGAGCGGCTGCTCGACTCGCTCATGCGCGGGCACGGCGAAACCTTCGACCACAATTCGCAGGCCCGGCGCATCGTGACACTGCTGGAGGAGCGCTCGGGCGAGCAGCCGGGGCTCAACCTGACGCTCGACACCCTCGACGGGCTCAACAAACATGGGCGGGCTGCCTTGCCCCCCACGCAGCGCCAGCCCAGCCTCGAAGCGCAGGTGGTGGACGCCGCCGACGCGCTTGCCTACACCGCCCACGACCTCGACGACGGGCTGCGGAGCGGGCTGCTGCACCCCGAAGACCTGCTGGAGCTGCCGCTGTGGCGCGAATTGCAGGAACGCAGTGGCGTGACCTCGCAGCGGCCCTCCTCCGCCGACCTGCGGACGCTGCAACGCGAGCTGCTCGGCTGGCTGATCGGCGACCTGACCCGCAGCAGCGACGCGGCGATTGCGGCGAGCGGCGTGGCTTCGCCGGACGCGGTGCAGGCCCACGCGCACCGGCTCGTCACCTACAGCCCGGCGCTGCGGGGGCACCTGCGCGGGGCGGGCGACTTTCTGCGCGAGCGGCTCTACCGCCACTGGCAAGTCGAGCGCGAGGTCTATCAGGCCGAACAGGTGCTCACCGAACTGTTCGGCGCCTTCCTGACCCGTCCGGCGCTGCTGCCTCCGCGCCCGCGCAGCCGCGTGGGGCGTGATGGGCTGCCCCGCGCCATCTGCGACCACCTCGCGGGCATGACCGACCGCTACGCGCTGGAAACGCACGCGGCGCTGCGGGGCTGA
- a CDS encoding NUDIX hydrolase, with protein sequence MSATKTIYDGHIVKLELEEGKWEIVRHADAVAILLLSEGGEMKLVRQRRRAVDADTLEAPAGLIDEGETPEAAARRELQEEVGLDADLTLLTRFYTSPGFCDEQLYVFEAKNPRESRLPLDEDEEIEEVWMAPQTLLDGLRGGTVQSSSPTVAAALYALQRLAGQQ encoded by the coding sequence ATGTCTGCCACCAAAACCATCTATGACGGCCACATCGTCAAGCTCGAACTGGAAGAGGGCAAATGGGAAATCGTGCGCCACGCCGACGCGGTGGCGATTTTGCTGCTCAGCGAGGGGGGTGAGATGAAACTGGTGCGCCAGCGCCGCCGCGCGGTGGACGCCGATACGCTCGAAGCCCCGGCGGGATTGATTGACGAAGGCGAAACGCCCGAAGCCGCCGCCCGGCGCGAGTTGCAGGAAGAAGTCGGCCTCGACGCCGACCTGACGCTGCTCACCCGCTTCTACACCAGCCCCGGCTTCTGCGACGAGCAGCTCTACGTGTTCGAGGCCAAAAATCCCCGCGAATCCCGCCTGCCCCTCGACGAGGACGAAGAGATTGAGGAAGTGTGGATGGCGCCCCAGACCCTACTCGACGGCCTGCGCGGCGGCACGGTCCAGAGCAGTTCGCCCACCGTCGCGGCGGCACTCTACGCCCTCCAGCGGCTCGCGGGGCAGCAGTGA
- the ribF gene encoding riboflavin biosynthesis protein RibF, with amino-acid sequence MKTYVSPSQRPDTETVIAIGSFDGVHLGHQALLAQLKARAREYRVPSVVYTFDPPTRVLMQGVEFLSTLPEKLDLLRLYGIDETIAVPFTPEFAARPKEAFLADLRAMKPRAVVVGEDFYFGKGRAGSTADLREVCADVVSLPMHQLGGDDIKSTRIRALLKEGDVDGAQRLLGRPYDAQGVVVRGDQIGRTLGWPTANLRVSEGKALPLGVFAVQVVNDKGERWGGMANVGWRPTVEGRERRFEVHLFDYQGDLYGEELQVKFLSRLRGEQKFSGLDELKAQLGRDAEAARAALGG; translated from the coding sequence GTGAAGACTTACGTTTCTCCCTCGCAGCGGCCCGACACCGAGACGGTCATTGCCATCGGGTCGTTCGACGGGGTGCATCTGGGGCATCAGGCGCTGCTCGCCCAGCTCAAGGCGCGGGCGCGCGAATACCGCGTGCCGAGCGTGGTCTACACCTTCGACCCGCCCACCCGCGTGCTGATGCAGGGCGTCGAGTTTCTGTCCACCCTGCCGGAAAAACTCGACCTGCTGCGGCTCTACGGCATCGACGAAACCATCGCCGTGCCGTTTACCCCCGAGTTCGCCGCGCGGCCCAAGGAAGCCTTTTTGGCCGACCTGCGGGCGATGAAGCCTCGCGCGGTGGTTGTCGGTGAGGACTTCTACTTTGGCAAGGGCCGCGCGGGCAGCACCGCCGACCTGCGCGAAGTCTGCGCCGACGTGGTGTCGCTGCCCATGCACCAGCTTGGCGGCGACGACATCAAGAGCACCCGCATCCGGGCGCTGCTGAAAGAGGGCGACGTGGACGGCGCGCAGCGTCTCCTGGGCCGCCCCTACGACGCGCAGGGCGTGGTGGTGCGCGGCGACCAGATCGGGCGCACGCTCGGCTGGCCCACCGCCAACCTCCGGGTGTCCGAGGGCAAGGCGCTGCCGCTCGGCGTGTTCGCCGTGCAGGTCGTCAACGACAAGGGCGAGCGCTGGGGCGGCATGGCGAACGTGGGTTGGCGTCCCACCGTCGAGGGCCGCGAGCGCCGCTTCGAGGTCCACCTGTTCGACTACCAGGGCGACCTCTACGGCGAGGAGTTGCAGGTGAAGTTCCTGTCGCGCCTGCGCGGCGAGCAGAAATTCAGCGGCCTGGACGAACTCAAGGCCCAGCTCGGGCGCGATGCCGAGGCGGCGCGGGCCGCGCTGGGCGGGTAA